A section of the Triticum dicoccoides isolate Atlit2015 ecotype Zavitan chromosome 7A, WEW_v2.0, whole genome shotgun sequence genome encodes:
- the LOC119330934 gene encoding AAA-ATPase At3g50940-like gives MEMVLDWRSVGSLIATVMVFRTAMRDFIPPEAELWLRRLLARLAAAFRAPTATILIDEADGASSGATNDLYDAAQLYLGSRCLAAAPAVRLYKPRQSERAVASLPDSHTADDTFQGVRVKWTSTARPVERGAGHNPYNVFGSRGGGAGGDHRSLELQFPRQHRDFVHDTYIPHIIDEATRMRLKSRERRLYTNRAAAPGDDHHRLWTSHTFSHPSTFDTLAVDPALREEIRADLLRFAARREHYARVGRAWKRGYLLHGPPGTGKTSLVAAIANLLEFDVYDLELTTVPTNSHLRRLLVSTTPKSVVVVEDIDCSLDLSDRKKNSGGADEDNTQLAMLSPAAAAAMAAIGRESISLSGVLNFVDGLWSSCVGERLMIFTTNHPERLDPALLRPGRMDRKIELGYCTPAALRVLAKNYIGVGEDPEDEPDAVVDGLMAEAEGLLAADVRITPADIGEVFMGCDGAGASAALKRLVGELRGRRDAPAADTVQSGAMTEEKME, from the coding sequence ATGGAGATGGTCCTGGACTGGCGCTCGGTGGGCTCGCTGATCGCGACGGTCATGGTGTTCCGGACGGCCATGCGGGACTTCATCCCGCCGGAGGCCGAGCTGTGGCTGCGCCGCCTGCTGGCGCGCCTCGCCGCCGCGTTCCGGGCGCCCACGGCCACCATCCTCATCGACGAGGCCGACGGCGCCAGCTCCGGCGCCACCAACGACCTCTACGACGCCGCGCAGCTCTACCTCGGCTCGCgctgcctcgccgccgcccccgccgtgcGCCTCTACAAGCCGCGCCAGTCGGAGCGCGCCGTCGCCTCGCTCCCGGACTCGCACACCGCGGACGACACCTTCCAGGGCGTCCGCGTCAAGTGGACCTCCACGGCGCGCCCCGTCGAGCGCGGCGCCGGGCACAACCCCTACAACGTGTTCGGCTcccgcggcggcggcgccggcggcgaccaccgcagcctcgAGCTCCAGTTCCCGCGCCAGCACCGCGACTTCGTGCACGACACCTACATCCCCCACATCATCGACGAGGCCACAAGGATGCGGCTCAAGTCGCGGGAGCGCAGGCTCTACACCAaccgcgccgccgcgcccggcgACGACCACCACCGCCTCTGGACCTCCCACACCTtctcccacccctccaccttcgACACGCTCGCCGTCGACCCGGCGCTCCGTGAGGAGATCCGCGCCGACCTGCTCCGCTTCGCCGCCCGCCGGGAGCACTACGCGCGCGTCGGCCGCGCCTGGAAGCGCGGGTACCTGCTCCACGGCCCGCCCGGCACCGGCAAGACCAGCCTCGTGGCCGCCATCGCCAACCTCCTCGAGTTCGACGTGTACGACCTGGAGCTCACCACGGTGCCCACCAACTCCCACCTCCGCCGCCTGCTCGTCTCCACCACGCCCAAGTCCGTCGTCGTCGTGGAGGACATCGACTGCTCCCTCGACCTCTCCGACCGCAAGAAGAACTCCGGCGGCGCCGACGAGGACAACACGCAGCTGGCCATGCTCTCCCCGGCCGCGGCCGCGGCCATGGCGGCGATCGGGCGCGAGTCCATCAGCCTCTCCGGCGTCCTCAACTTCGTGGACGGGCTCTGGTCGTCCTGCGTGGGCGAGCGCCTGATGATCTTCACCACCAACCACCCGGAGCGGCTGGACCCGGCGCTGCTCCGCCCGGGCCGCATGGACCGCAAGATCGAGCTCGGCTACTGCACGCCCGCGGCGCTCCGCGTGCTCGCCAAGAACTACATCGGCGTCGGCGAGGACCCCGAGGACGAGCCCGACGCGGTGGTGGACGGCCTCATGGCCGAGGCCGAGGGCCTTCTGGCCGCCGACGTGCGTATCACGCCGGCCGACATCGGCGAGGTGTTCATGGGCTGCGACGGCGcaggcgcctccgccgccctcaAGAGGCTCGTCGGCGAGCTGCGCGGCAGGAGAGACGCGCCGGCCGCCGATACGGTGCAGTCCGGTGCAATGACAGAGGAGAAGATGGAGTGA